A window of the Spirochaetota bacterium genome harbors these coding sequences:
- a CDS encoding DUF5982 domain-containing protein, translated as MKNAVISLIVIAMFFALPHAMAARLSDEDLAKKIEGWYPTGLPLVNYDSDNGFGYGVRVYLYNNGTRDDEYFAYAPYKMQLYGQFYQTTNGYQYHEINLDMPYIFGTKFRIITSIAYDKKINANYFGQGADSAKGKLTLYNSYTTSFEYFNKYQDYLDFADKDERFLKYYNYEYTKPSYFLNLYRDITQNFKFLAGLEVKKVTIDTWDGEKFDGTQQGPTLLEQQQPLGYDGGWSNFGRVGIYYDTRDYEPDPKTGYLVDYAFEISDNSIGSDYDFTRHTIQLQYYFPLIPSLTLALRAGYTDANGNTPFFEMGYFGFSLNRRTGLGNNRTLRGYREQRFVGPTMTVANAELRWKFAEAKPWGQNFQFKVTAFYDVGNVYDKAADPFTEPRFSDYHHGYGGGLVIAWNMATIVHFYYGLSKEDNSVSVDFSHTF; from the coding sequence ATGAAGAATGCCGTAATTAGTTTAATTGTGATTGCTATGTTTTTTGCATTGCCTCATGCAATGGCCGCACGACTATCAGATGAGGATTTGGCAAAAAAAATTGAAGGATGGTATCCCACAGGGCTTCCGCTTGTCAATTACGACAGCGACAACGGTTTTGGCTACGGTGTTCGTGTTTATTTGTATAACAATGGTACACGAGACGATGAGTATTTTGCATATGCACCATACAAGATGCAACTGTATGGTCAGTTTTACCAGACAACCAACGGTTATCAGTATCACGAAATTAATCTTGATATGCCCTATATCTTTGGCACCAAATTCAGGATTATCACCTCAATTGCATATGACAAAAAAATTAACGCAAACTATTTTGGGCAGGGAGCCGACAGCGCAAAGGGCAAATTAACACTGTATAATAGCTATACAACTTCGTTTGAATATTTCAATAAATACCAGGATTATTTAGACTTTGCTGACAAGGATGAACGCTTTTTGAAGTATTACAATTATGAATACACCAAACCAAGTTATTTCCTAAATCTTTACAGGGATATAACACAGAACTTTAAATTTCTGGCTGGTCTTGAGGTTAAAAAAGTAACCATTGACACATGGGATGGCGAAAAGTTTGATGGTACACAACAAGGGCCAACTCTTTTAGAACAACAACAACCACTTGGTTATGACGGTGGATGGTCAAACTTTGGCCGTGTTGGTATCTACTACGATACCCGTGATTACGAGCCAGATCCAAAAACAGGATATCTTGTTGATTATGCTTTTGAGATTTCTGATAACAGTATTGGCTCAGACTACGACTTCACCCGCCATACCATTCAGCTACAATACTACTTTCCGCTCATCCCATCATTAACACTGGCGCTGCGTGCAGGCTATACTGATGCCAATGGTAATACACCCTTCTTTGAAATGGGGTATTTTGGATTTTCACTTAATCGACGCACAGGCCTTGGCAACAACCGCACACTCCGCGGTTACCGTGAGCAGCGGTTTGTTGGCCCCACCATGACCGTTGCAAATGCAGAACTACGATGGAAATTTGCAGAAGCAAAGCCGTGGGGACAAAATTTCCAGTTCAAAGTTACTGCTTTTTATGATGTTGGAAATGTGTATGATAAAGCGGCTGACCCGTTTACTGAACCACGGTTTAGCGATTATCACCATGGTTACGGTGGTGGACTTGTGATAGCATGGAACATGGCTACAATTGTGCATTTCTATTATGGTTTAAGTAAAGAGGACAACTCAGTATCTGTTGATTTCAGCCATACTTTTTAA
- a CDS encoding SGNH/GDSL hydrolase family protein → MIKKILIILICCITLLGAVYGYVYYKATKVPANNAEAIRQATVPKDKKIVVCFGDSLTHATVSFDYVGFLAKDPDLQNFVFINEGINSRLVYNLLEVVDSVVALQPQFVFILIGTNDLKGSLNDKEYQRYKKLWNLPQKPTKEWFVENYKKLVSILKTKTNAKLVLISLPPLGENIDSLPFKLTIEYSAEIRDIAKKEKLMYIGLNEILTRDLIQAGKRDIAPYTTDIWFMYSAILQHYIFGKDWDDISKARGLTYMTDNIHLNGKGGRILAAAIKDVLIKEKQ, encoded by the coding sequence ATGATAAAGAAAATTTTGATTATATTGATATGCTGTATAACTTTGCTGGGTGCAGTCTATGGCTATGTATATTACAAAGCCACTAAAGTTCCTGCAAATAATGCAGAGGCTATACGTCAGGCTACTGTACCAAAAGATAAAAAGATTGTAGTGTGCTTTGGTGATAGCTTAACGCATGCAACGGTGAGTTTTGATTATGTTGGATTTCTTGCAAAGGATCCAGATTTGCAAAATTTTGTGTTTATAAACGAAGGTATTAACTCACGGTTAGTGTATAATCTTCTTGAGGTTGTGGATTCAGTTGTTGCTTTACAGCCTCAATTTGTATTTATTTTGATTGGCACTAATGACCTTAAAGGATCGCTTAATGACAAGGAGTATCAGCGATATAAAAAGTTGTGGAACTTACCGCAAAAGCCTACAAAAGAGTGGTTTGTAGAAAATTATAAAAAATTGGTTTCAATTCTGAAAACCAAAACTAATGCAAAACTTGTCCTCATTTCTTTACCCCCACTGGGTGAGAATATTGACAGCCTTCCATTCAAGCTTACAATTGAATACTCTGCTGAAATACGAGATATTGCTAAAAAAGAAAAATTAATGTATATTGGGCTCAATGAGATCCTTACCCGTGATTTAATACAAGCAGGCAAACGTGATATTGCGCCATACACAACAGATATCTGGTTTATGTACAGTGCAATTTTGCAACATTATATTTTTGGCAAAGACTGGGATGACATTTCAAAAGCACGGGGTTTAACATATATGACTGATAACATTCACCTCAACGGGAAAGGCGGGAGAATACTGGCAGCTGCAATAAAGGATGTGCTTATAAAAGAAAAACAATAA